Proteins encoded by one window of Geobacter sp. DSM 9736:
- a CDS encoding response regulator produces the protein MAASGNGRELWLMGFGERLERSALVREYLADAGYQTRFGTPAELPGGRALGVLLDLSPYSDDGWGILLSLKSNPETRNIPILPIYLSEEGKVGGVFPVAGFFTLPIDEQYFVDRLAVLGLIEDTEDYDLQALLISRKGEERVSKLLESIGFEVVNAYTGKEALALATTGRHYIIFCSLMLSDIASFELIERFRLFPQTRNIPFFVLVKDSMKEGERIAISREIEHLVRKKSMSKEEFLTYFRRRSREGEE, from the coding sequence ATGGCGGCATCTGGAAACGGGCGTGAACTGTGGCTGATGGGGTTCGGGGAGAGGCTGGAGCGCAGTGCGTTAGTGCGCGAGTACTTGGCTGATGCCGGTTATCAGACCAGGTTCGGAACTCCTGCCGAGCTTCCGGGAGGACGGGCTCTGGGAGTGCTGCTGGATCTTTCTCCATATTCCGACGACGGGTGGGGGATTCTCCTCTCGCTGAAGAGCAACCCCGAGACCCGCAACATTCCCATTCTCCCTATCTATCTCAGTGAAGAAGGGAAGGTAGGAGGGGTTTTCCCCGTTGCTGGTTTCTTTACCCTGCCGATCGACGAGCAGTACTTCGTGGATCGGCTCGCAGTGCTGGGTCTGATCGAGGATACGGAAGACTACGACCTTCAGGCTCTCCTCATCTCACGTAAAGGGGAGGAGCGGGTCAGTAAGCTGCTGGAGTCGATCGGTTTTGAGGTGGTGAACGCCTACACCGGGAAGGAGGCTCTTGCTCTCGCCACCACAGGACGACACTACATCATATTCTGCAGCCTGATGCTGTCCGATATAGCTTCGTTCGAGCTTATAGAAAGGTTCCGTCTCTTCCCGCAGACGAGAAATATTCCGTTCTTTGTGCTCGTGAAGGATTCGATGAAGGAAGGGGAGCGCATCGCCATAAGCCGTGAGATTGAGCATCTGGTACGGAAGAAGTCTATGTCAAAAGAGGAATTCCTGACTTACTTCAGACGGAGAAGCCGGGAAGGGGAGGAATAA